One Streptomyces sp. V4I8 genomic window carries:
- a CDS encoding helix-turn-helix domain-containing protein, which produces MILLRRLLGDVLRRQRQRQGRTLREVSSSARVSLGYLSEVERGQKEASSELLAAICDALDVRMSELMREVSDELALAELAQSAAATPSEPVPASVRPMLGSVSVTGVPPERVTIKAPSEAVDVVAA; this is translated from the coding sequence ATGATTCTGCTCCGTCGCCTGCTGGGTGACGTGCTGCGTCGGCAGCGCCAGCGCCAGGGCCGTACTCTGCGCGAAGTCTCCTCGTCCGCCCGAGTCTCACTCGGCTATCTCTCCGAGGTGGAGCGGGGGCAGAAGGAGGCTTCCTCCGAGCTGCTCGCCGCGATCTGCGACGCGCTGGACGTACGGATGTCCGAGCTCATGCGGGAAGTGAGCGACGAGCTCGCCCTCGCCGAGCTGGCCCAGTCTGCTGCGGCCACCCCCAGCGAGCCTGTACCGGCATCGGTCCGTCCGATGCTGGGTTCCGTGTCGGTGACCGGTGTGCCACCGGAACGGGTGACCATCAAGGCGCCTTCCGAGGCGGTGGACGTGGTCGCCGCCTGA
- a CDS encoding SDR family NAD(P)-dependent oxidoreductase has product MAVKAYDLTGRTAFVTGAASGIGRASAVLFAEAGAAVHCADRDAQGLHDTATLIKASGGTARTHHLDVTDREQLRRAVASCERLDVMAAVAGIMHSSPVLETRDEDLDRVLNVNFKGVLYACQEAARAMLAQRRRGSIITMTSGAVDTGGPGLLCYGAAKAAVVQLTKTLATEMGPHGIRVNAVAPGWIRTPMTDRHDTAAQTQTEAFMARMSPLGRVGEPEDIAHAVLHLASDASSFTTGQILRPNGGVAMPW; this is encoded by the coding sequence ATGGCCGTCAAGGCGTACGACCTCACCGGACGCACCGCATTCGTCACCGGCGCCGCCAGCGGCATCGGCCGCGCCTCGGCCGTTCTGTTCGCCGAAGCCGGCGCCGCCGTGCACTGCGCCGACCGTGACGCCCAGGGCCTGCACGACACGGCGACCCTGATCAAGGCGAGCGGCGGCACCGCCCGCACCCACCACCTCGACGTCACCGACCGCGAACAGCTCCGCCGGGCCGTCGCCTCCTGCGAGCGACTCGACGTGATGGCCGCGGTCGCCGGGATCATGCACAGCAGCCCGGTCCTGGAGACCCGCGACGAGGACCTCGACCGAGTACTGAACGTCAACTTCAAGGGAGTGCTGTACGCCTGCCAGGAGGCGGCCCGCGCGATGCTCGCCCAGCGCCGCAGGGGCAGCATCATCACCATGACCTCGGGCGCCGTGGACACCGGCGGCCCCGGCCTGCTCTGCTACGGCGCCGCCAAGGCGGCCGTCGTACAGCTGACGAAGACGCTCGCGACGGAGATGGGCCCGCACGGCATCCGCGTCAACGCGGTCGCCCCGGGCTGGATACGCACCCCCATGACCGACCGCCACGACACCGCCGCACAGACACAGACCGAGGCGTTCATGGCCCGGATGTCACCACTCGGCCGGGTCGGCGAACCGGAGGACATCGCGCACGCGGTGCTTCACCTGGCGTCCGACGCCTCGTCGTTCACCACGGGGCAGATCCTGCGTCCGAACGGCGGTGTGGCGATGCCGTGGTAG
- a CDS encoding CinA family protein, with product MSSPAADVVRLLAVKGETVAVAESLTGGLVAAEMTAAPGASKAFRGSVTAYATELKHELLGVDATLLEQHGAVNPQVAAQMAVGVRKALGADWGIATTGVAGPEEQDGQPVGTVFVAVDGPAGRGSGSAGGGKVEALRLNGDRAEIRMESVRSVLALLLTELASEHSGNERTQDTERNGGF from the coding sequence GTGAGTTCCCCGGCCGCCGACGTGGTGAGACTACTCGCAGTGAAGGGCGAGACGGTCGCCGTCGCCGAGTCACTGACCGGCGGACTGGTTGCGGCGGAAATGACAGCCGCACCTGGGGCCTCCAAGGCCTTCCGGGGTTCGGTGACCGCCTACGCCACCGAGCTGAAGCATGAGCTGCTCGGCGTCGACGCCACCTTGCTGGAGCAGCACGGAGCAGTGAATCCGCAGGTCGCGGCCCAGATGGCGGTCGGCGTGCGGAAGGCGCTGGGAGCCGACTGGGGCATCGCCACGACCGGCGTCGCGGGGCCCGAGGAGCAGGACGGGCAGCCCGTGGGGACTGTCTTCGTGGCCGTGGACGGACCTGCCGGTCGCGGTTCCGGTTCTGCCGGTGGCGGAAAAGTGGAGGCCCTGCGGTTGAACGGTGACCGCGCGGAAATTCGTATGGAGAGTGTACGGAGCGTACTCGCACTGCTCCTGACGGAGCTTGCGAGCGAACACAGTGGGAATGAGCGGACACAGGATACGGAACGGAACGGGGGGTTTTGA
- the pgsA gene encoding CDP-diacylglycerol--glycerol-3-phosphate 3-phosphatidyltransferase, which translates to MTGVPASAAGGSSPAGAAGKAGAVSSSKAAGLKAEGAEPGVPGGAKSARGGKIAAAAVNQASVWNIANLLTMLRLVLVPAFVALMLADGGYDPAWRSLAWAAFAIAMITDLFDGHLARTYNLVTDFGKIADPIADKAIMGAALICLSALGDLPWWVTGVILGRELGITLLRFIVIRYGVIPASRGGKLKTLIQGVAVGMYILALTGWLATLRWWVMAAAVVLTVVTGLDYVRQAIVLRRQGIAEREAALEETEA; encoded by the coding sequence ATGACCGGAGTTCCGGCGTCCGCCGCGGGCGGCTCCTCCCCGGCGGGTGCGGCAGGCAAGGCCGGCGCCGTGAGTTCGTCCAAGGCCGCGGGCCTCAAGGCGGAGGGCGCCGAACCGGGTGTCCCCGGGGGTGCGAAGTCCGCACGCGGCGGGAAGATCGCGGCAGCGGCCGTCAACCAGGCCAGCGTCTGGAACATCGCCAACCTCCTGACCATGCTCCGGCTGGTCCTGGTGCCCGCGTTCGTCGCGCTGATGCTGGCCGACGGCGGGTACGACCCGGCGTGGCGCTCCCTGGCCTGGGCGGCCTTCGCCATCGCCATGATCACCGACCTGTTCGACGGCCACCTGGCGCGGACATACAACCTCGTCACCGACTTCGGGAAGATCGCCGACCCCATCGCCGACAAGGCGATCATGGGGGCGGCGCTGATCTGTCTGTCGGCCCTCGGTGATCTGCCGTGGTGGGTGACGGGCGTCATCCTCGGCCGGGAACTCGGCATCACGCTGCTGCGTTTCATCGTCATCCGGTACGGCGTGATCCCGGCGAGTCGGGGCGGCAAGCTCAAGACCCTCATCCAGGGCGTGGCTGTCGGGATGTACATCCTGGCGCTGACGGGGTGGCTGGCCACTCTGCGCTGGTGGGTGATGGCCGCGGCGGTCGTCCTGACCGTGGTGACCGGGCTCGACTATGTGAGACAAGCCATTGTGCTGCGCAGGCAGGGAATCGCCGAGCGCGAGGCCGCGTTGGAGGAGACGGAAGCGTGA